A window of the Desulforapulum autotrophicum HRM2 genome harbors these coding sequences:
- a CDS encoding ankyrin repeat domain-containing protein — protein sequence MLKTEPVSTPFKRARPGQRHYNYLHMAAAHGLTRVAKALLDKGADISSPNGDVFDLDAAGFAAFYGHADTLKLLLDSGATPYKRYTNSNPAGDYGLAYFAGASGSYTLLSLAVISQNRSEKMIAYLLDLPESRQYAKIEKDPFYINLMMMTEVGPPTIFNKTLVKMREWGFKNSEALDRKYKNEIQSPKDETPVEKKTTKDLILEALKQGDLEKLKEIKNRGVNIPENCPNAAFYAVSFDQENLILPLIDDFEIDINRTDKNSRNQTIVNRLAKFYQPRPFITNKELFMGLVDRGMDINIAPEGITPLTDIIDDFDRDPDLAFIKAMIDRGADFGDPAFALKRIYTLYDHGTYTLVVNDPLFQPVMEKLYRNSDLADVAIDLLKKRDPITYEPKYPERVEKLMEIAYWNSYAFDHSKLADYAKQKGYEDFHRVVIFYKGSGNQDAY from the coding sequence GTGTTAAAAACAGAACCGGTTTCAACACCCTTTAAAAGAGCAAGGCCAGGCCAGCGCCATTACAATTATCTTCACATGGCTGCAGCCCATGGGCTGACACGGGTTGCTAAGGCATTGCTGGATAAAGGAGCCGATATCTCTTCTCCCAATGGAGACGTCTTTGATTTGGATGCTGCAGGCTTTGCCGCATTTTACGGCCATGCCGATACATTGAAACTCCTGCTGGATTCAGGTGCCACGCCTTACAAACGTTACACAAACAGCAATCCTGCGGGAGATTACGGGCTTGCCTATTTTGCCGGCGCTTCGGGTTCCTATACTCTTTTGAGCCTGGCTGTAATTTCTCAAAACAGAAGTGAAAAGATGATCGCATATCTGCTGGATCTGCCAGAATCCAGGCAATATGCCAAGATAGAAAAAGATCCTTTTTACATCAACTTGATGATGATGACCGAAGTTGGCCCTCCCACAATATTTAATAAAACATTGGTAAAAATGAGGGAATGGGGATTTAAAAACAGTGAGGCCCTTGACCGGAAATACAAAAATGAGATTCAATCCCCTAAAGATGAAACGCCTGTTGAAAAGAAAACCACAAAGGATTTGATTCTTGAAGCCCTGAAGCAAGGGGATCTGGAAAAATTAAAAGAAATAAAAAACAGGGGGGTCAATATCCCCGAAAATTGCCCGAATGCGGCATTTTATGCTGTTTCCTTTGACCAGGAAAATCTTATTTTGCCTTTGATTGATGATTTTGAAATTGATATTAACAGAACCGATAAAAATAGCCGTAACCAAACCATTGTAAATAGGCTTGCAAAATTCTACCAACCTAGACCCTTTATCACAAACAAAGAACTTTTCATGGGCCTTGTGGACAGGGGGATGGATATTAACATTGCCCCGGAAGGCATAACCCCTCTGACGGATATAATAGATGATTTTGACAGGGATCCGGACTTGGCGTTTATTAAAGCAATGATTGACCGGGGTGCTGATTTCGGGGATCCGGCCTTTGCATTAAAACGGATATATACGCTTTACGATCATGGTACCTATACTCTTGTCGTAAATGATCCGCTTTTTCAGCCGGTAATGGAAAAGCTATACCGTAATTCAGACCTGGCTGATGTGGCAATAGACCTGCTTAAAAAACGAGATCCCATTACCTATGAACCCAAATACCCGGAACGGGTTGAAAAATTGATGGAGATTGCCTATTGGAACTCGTATGCCTTTGACCACTCAAAGCTTGCAGACTATGCCAAACAAAAAGGGTATGAAGATTTTCACAGGGTTGTCATTTTTTATAAGGGGAGTGGCAATCAAGACGCTTATTGA
- a CDS encoding short chain dehydrogenase — MKILIVGGKGTIGSKVSAHFSKKHEVIIAGRNSGDVNLDMADTESINNMFKKIGKIDAVVCTAGEAKWAEFDSLTEDDFYIGIKSKLMGQVNLVRIGKNYMNPGGSFTLSTGILADHPVLMTTSGAMVGGAIHSFVKAVCLELKDNIRINVVSSGLVEDAVEHYESYFPGHNPIPMHKVVNGFVKSVEGASTGEIIRMYDNC; from the coding sequence ATGAAAATATTAATTGTCGGCGGAAAAGGTACAATCGGTTCAAAAGTCAGTGCACATTTTTCCAAAAAACATGAAGTAATTATTGCAGGAAGAAACTCAGGCGACGTTAACCTTGACATGGCAGACACCGAATCTATCAATAATATGTTCAAGAAAATCGGCAAAATAGATGCCGTAGTCTGTACAGCTGGCGAAGCCAAATGGGCAGAATTTGACTCTTTAACCGAAGATGATTTTTACATCGGCATCAAAAGCAAACTCATGGGGCAAGTCAATCTGGTTAGAATCGGAAAAAATTATATGAATCCGGGAGGGTCTTTTACACTTTCAACTGGGATTCTTGCCGATCATCCTGTCCTGATGACCACGAGTGGGGCCATGGTCGGTGGTGCGATTCACAGTTTTGTAAAAGCGGTCTGTTTGGAACTCAAAGATAATATCCGTATCAATGTGGTCTCTTCCGGTCTCGTGGAGGATGCTGTTGAACATTATGAATCATATTTCCCTGGGCACAATCCTATTCCCATGCACAAAGTCGTTAACGGCTTTGTGAAAAGTGTTGAAGGTGCATCTACCGGGGAGATCATAAGAATGTATGATAATTGTTAA
- the hypD gene encoding trans-4-hydroxy-L-proline dehydratase, with protein sequence MASLTERILRLKEKSRNAEVWIDPERAQIITDFYSENAGKYSIPVLRARSFKNLMEKKELYLGDEELIVGERGRAPKLIPTFPEIACHSIKDLKVLNSQNRIPYNVSPKTIKIYEKKVIPYWDGAALRDRMFNQLSDEWQTIYNCGLITETMEQRAPGSMALDERMFGMGLKKAKQEIEEAIKNLDFLNDFEAIDKREQLTAMAITCDGMMIYAKRYADMLEKKSSEETNKKRKKEFEKMADVCRNVPANKPRDLWEVLQMSWFMHIGVITESNGWDACNPGHVDRHFFPYYKKSLETGQLDEESAKELLCAWWIKYNNHPAPAKYGVSALESGTYNDFVNISLGGITTDGKDAVNDLSYIFLEILDEIEFIQPQVHVLLSRMNPEHFLKEACKVIRKGRGFPAMFNAEAVIEQQLRVGKTISDARGGGICGCVETTCYGKEAAPLIGYINIAKILELTLQNGFDTRTKKQVGPKTGNVKDFNSYEELMEAFKKQARYIIDTKLVGSQYLIQMFAKYVPQPFLSVLIEGCVESGKDYNDGGPKYNVSILPGVGIGTVTDSLSAIKKHVFDESTYSMGEVIEALNADWQKSEEMRLTFANKTPRYGNDNDYADSIMREVSDFFIDTVDGIKDSRGGTYRMNMLPTTCHMYFGEVTGATCDGRRAGKPLSEGISPVQGADLCGPTASLKSAAKMDHSRTCGTLLNMKFLPDVLKGDIGIHKLASLIRTYFTYGGHHIQFNVCDAKTLQLAQKTPEDYNDLIVRVAGYSDYFNAIGKDLQDEIIQRYAHEA encoded by the coding sequence ATGGCCAGCCTAACAGAAAGAATTTTAAGACTAAAAGAAAAAAGCCGAAATGCAGAGGTCTGGATTGACCCTGAACGGGCACAGATCATAACAGATTTTTATTCAGAAAATGCTGGAAAATACAGTATCCCTGTTTTAAGGGCTCGCTCTTTCAAAAATCTCATGGAGAAAAAAGAATTATACCTTGGTGACGAGGAACTCATCGTTGGGGAGCGTGGACGGGCTCCCAAACTCATACCGACATTTCCAGAGATAGCGTGCCATTCCATAAAGGACCTTAAGGTTTTAAACTCTCAGAACAGAATTCCATACAATGTCTCCCCGAAAACCATTAAAATATATGAAAAAAAAGTTATTCCATATTGGGATGGTGCTGCCCTTCGTGACAGGATGTTTAACCAATTGAGCGATGAATGGCAGACAATCTACAACTGCGGTCTTATCACAGAAACCATGGAGCAAAGGGCTCCCGGCTCCATGGCCCTCGATGAGCGGATGTTTGGCATGGGGCTTAAAAAGGCAAAACAAGAAATTGAAGAGGCCATTAAAAATCTGGACTTTTTGAATGATTTCGAAGCGATTGACAAGCGTGAACAGCTCACCGCCATGGCAATCACCTGCGATGGTATGATGATATATGCAAAAAGATATGCAGACATGCTTGAAAAAAAATCATCCGAAGAAACAAATAAAAAGCGTAAAAAAGAATTTGAGAAAATGGCAGATGTCTGCCGCAATGTTCCTGCAAACAAACCCCGAGACCTCTGGGAAGTTCTACAGATGAGCTGGTTTATGCACATTGGGGTTATTACAGAGTCAAATGGCTGGGATGCATGTAACCCAGGCCATGTTGATCGCCATTTTTTTCCCTACTACAAAAAATCCCTTGAAACAGGACAGCTTGATGAGGAATCTGCCAAAGAACTTCTATGTGCATGGTGGATTAAGTACAATAATCATCCTGCCCCTGCAAAATATGGTGTAAGTGCACTTGAAAGTGGAACATACAATGATTTTGTTAATATCAGCCTTGGCGGAATCACTACGGATGGCAAAGATGCAGTAAATGATCTGTCCTATATCTTTCTTGAGATCCTTGATGAAATTGAGTTCATCCAGCCACAGGTGCATGTTCTTTTAAGCCGCATGAATCCTGAGCATTTTCTTAAAGAGGCCTGTAAGGTCATTAGAAAGGGTCGAGGTTTTCCTGCCATGTTCAACGCTGAAGCCGTCATAGAGCAACAGCTCCGTGTTGGAAAGACCATTTCCGATGCAAGAGGGGGTGGAATTTGCGGCTGTGTTGAAACAACCTGCTATGGTAAGGAGGCAGCACCTCTCATTGGTTATATCAACATTGCAAAGATCCTCGAGCTGACTTTGCAAAACGGGTTTGACACAAGAACGAAAAAGCAGGTGGGCCCCAAAACAGGTAATGTCAAAGATTTCAATAGCTATGAAGAACTCATGGAGGCCTTTAAAAAACAGGCCCGTTACATCATTGACACAAAATTAGTGGGATCCCAGTATTTGATCCAGATGTTTGCTAAATATGTTCCCCAGCCATTTTTATCCGTACTCATTGAAGGTTGCGTTGAAAGCGGTAAGGATTACAACGATGGTGGCCCGAAATATAATGTATCCATACTTCCCGGTGTTGGAATTGGAACCGTTACAGACAGTTTATCAGCAATCAAAAAGCATGTATTTGATGAAAGTACATATTCAATGGGTGAGGTAATCGAGGCGCTCAATGCTGACTGGCAGAAGAGTGAAGAGATGAGATTAACCTTTGCCAATAAAACACCACGATATGGGAATGATAATGATTATGCAGATTCCATAATGAGAGAGGTTTCCGATTTTTTTATTGACACTGTTGATGGAATAAAGGACAGCAGGGGCGGTACGTATAGAATGAACATGCTTCCAACCACATGCCATATGTATTTTGGTGAGGTAACCGGGGCTACATGTGACGGAAGAAGAGCAGGAAAGCCATTGTCAGAGGGTATTTCCCCCGTTCAAGGAGCCGACCTGTGCGGCCCCACCGCTTCCTTGAAATCAGCTGCAAAAATGGATCACTCAAGAACCTGCGGAACACTTCTTAACATGAAGTTTTTACCAGATGTACTTAAAGGAGACATTGGTATTCACAAACTTGCAAGTCTCATCAGAACCTATTTCACATATGGTGGCCACCACATCCAGTTCAATGTTTGTGATGCCAAAACCCTTCAACTCGCACAAAAAACACCTGAGGATTATAACGACCTCATCGTTCGTGTGGCAGGATACAGTGATTATTTCAATGCCATTGGTAAAGATCTTCAGGATGAAATCATCCAACGCTACGCACATGAAGCATAG
- a CDS encoding glycyl-radical enzyme activating protein — protein MIEGNIFNIEHFAIHDGPGIRTIVFLKGCPMTCIWCHNPEGLSTKRHIVRYDKKCIGCGKCVKACPQGALEISSSDSIVLDAKKCIACGKCVDVCCANAIEMVGKTFSPREVADITLKDVAFYDESGGGVTFSGGEPLFQWQFVRECSKLLRKRGVHIAMETSGCVKEDIIKEIAPHVDLFLYDLKHIDPVEHRKYCGIRNESILDNLELLSRMGKEIIIRMVVIPGVNDSPGTVERLCEFLKGIIGIRYISLLPLHKSATEKYNRLDKEFLLSDFEVPNDEEVKAIAEIFQSKGFTVQIGG, from the coding sequence TTGATAGAAGGTAATATATTTAATATTGAACACTTTGCCATACATGACGGGCCGGGTATCAGGACAATAGTTTTCCTAAAAGGTTGTCCGATGACCTGTATCTGGTGCCATAACCCCGAAGGCTTATCAACGAAAAGGCACATTGTAAGGTATGATAAAAAGTGTATCGGTTGTGGAAAATGTGTAAAGGCTTGCCCACAAGGAGCTCTGGAGATATCGTCATCCGATAGTATTGTGCTTGATGCAAAAAAGTGTATTGCCTGCGGTAAATGTGTGGACGTCTGTTGTGCAAATGCCATTGAGATGGTTGGTAAAACATTTTCCCCAAGGGAAGTTGCAGATATAACACTGAAGGATGTCGCTTTCTATGATGAATCCGGCGGCGGTGTTACCTTTTCAGGCGGAGAACCACTTTTCCAGTGGCAGTTTGTCAGGGAATGTTCAAAACTCTTAAGGAAAAGAGGCGTACACATTGCCATGGAAACATCTGGGTGTGTCAAAGAAGATATCATAAAAGAGATTGCCCCACACGTTGATCTTTTTTTATATGATTTGAAACACATTGATCCCGTTGAACATAGAAAATATTGTGGGATTCGCAACGAGAGCATCCTTGATAACCTTGAACTTTTGTCCCGCATGGGAAAGGAAATAATCATCCGGATGGTTGTCATCCCAGGCGTTAATGACTCTCCTGGAACTGTGGAAAGGCTATGTGAGTTCCTAAAGGGGATCATTGGAATCAGATATATTTCACTGTTACCGTTGCATAAATCGGCAACGGAAAAGTACAACCGTTTAGACAAGGAATTTCTTTTGTCTGATTTTGAAGTTCCCAACGATGAAGAGGTGAAAGCCATTGCTGAAATCTTTCAGAGTAAAGGATTTACGGTTCAAATAGGCGGCTAA
- the thiD gene encoding bifunctional hydroxymethylpyrimidine kinase/phosphomethylpyrimidine kinase, with protein MKSYFRALTIAGSDSGGGAGIQADLKTFSALDVFGMSAITALTAQNTWQVTGIFPVPPEFIGRQIDAVMEDIGCDAVKIGMLHSPEVIEVVASKLEQWRCSNVVVDPVMISKSGDKLLRDDAVAALRERLLPLATLITPNLPEASVLLGQPVETADQMPEAARALALLGPANVLIKGGHLTGQTSHDLLHERTRETMVTFACDRINTPNSHGTGCTLSSAIAAGLARGLDLHRAVAQAKEYITGALKAGAKYQTGKGHGPVHHFYNLWNKND; from the coding sequence ATGAAATCCTATTTCCGAGCACTGACCATTGCCGGTTCTGACAGCGGCGGTGGTGCCGGCATCCAGGCAGATTTAAAAACCTTTTCCGCCCTGGACGTTTTTGGCATGTCTGCCATTACGGCCCTCACGGCCCAGAACACCTGGCAGGTCACGGGAATTTTCCCGGTACCGCCCGAATTCATCGGCCGGCAAATTGATGCAGTCATGGAAGATATTGGCTGTGATGCCGTCAAGATCGGCATGCTCCACTCCCCTGAGGTCATCGAGGTTGTTGCGTCAAAACTTGAACAATGGCGTTGCTCCAATGTGGTGGTGGATCCGGTAATGATTTCCAAAAGCGGCGACAAGCTGCTCCGGGATGATGCCGTGGCCGCCTTAAGGGAAAGGCTTTTACCCCTGGCAACCCTCATCACCCCCAACCTTCCCGAGGCGTCCGTGCTGCTCGGGCAACCGGTCGAAACAGCCGACCAGATGCCTGAAGCTGCCAGGGCCTTGGCACTGCTTGGTCCAGCCAATGTTCTGATCAAGGGTGGACACCTGACCGGGCAGACCAGCCACGACCTTTTACATGAACGCACCCGGGAAACCATGGTGACCTTTGCCTGTGACCGGATAAACACCCCAAATTCCCACGGCACCGGCTGTACCCTTTCGTCTGCAATTGCCGCAGGCCTTGCCAGGGGCCTTGACCTGCACCGGGCCGTGGCCCAGGCAAAAGAATATATCACTGGGGCGCTCAAGGCCGGTGCCAAATATCAAACCGGCAAAGGCCACGGCCCGGTACACCACTTCTATAACCTATGGAATAAAAACGACTAA
- a CDS encoding ABC transporter substrate-binding protein has translation MKKRIILVISTLILLAAVPVMGAEQLKLMLDWFPNVDHLPIYLAQESGYFKDQGLTVEIITPSETSDGLKLAAAGQVDLAVSYQPQTIIAADQGLDLKAVAPLVIHPLTTLLFLDKTIKTPADLSGKNIGYTVPGLMDVLLHAFANLNGVKNYTPINVGFTILPALVSGKVDAVMGPFKTYETVVMKQQGYTARFFELENNGIPDYEELIFVAGSKTLAKKEAAIHKFTKAIQLAMAQLETDPTTALKLYLKAVPEADANVETAAFELTRPYFAGQNSHDPAKWQAFADFALTYGLIKNHVDTAGLIHTWHE, from the coding sequence ATGAAAAAACGAATCATCCTGGTCATTTCAACCCTCATTCTCCTGGCTGCAGTACCGGTTATGGGGGCAGAACAACTAAAACTCATGTTAGACTGGTTTCCCAATGTGGACCACCTGCCCATTTACCTGGCCCAGGAATCGGGATACTTTAAAGATCAGGGGCTTACCGTGGAGATCATTACCCCGTCAGAGACATCCGATGGCCTGAAACTTGCCGCAGCAGGACAGGTGGATCTGGCCGTTTCCTACCAGCCCCAGACCATCATTGCAGCGGACCAGGGCCTTGATCTCAAGGCCGTGGCCCCCCTGGTCATCCACCCCCTGACCACCCTGCTGTTCCTGGACAAAACCATAAAAACACCTGCCGACCTGTCCGGCAAGAACATCGGATATACCGTCCCCGGCCTTATGGATGTGCTGCTCCACGCCTTTGCCAACCTCAACGGCGTCAAGAACTACACCCCGATAAATGTGGGATTTACCATTTTACCCGCCCTGGTCTCCGGCAAGGTGGACGCCGTCATGGGGCCCTTTAAGACCTATGAAACCGTGGTCATGAAGCAACAGGGATACACGGCCAGATTCTTTGAGCTGGAAAACAACGGAATCCCCGATTATGAAGAGCTGATCTTTGTGGCCGGATCAAAAACCCTGGCCAAAAAAGAGGCCGCCATCCACAAGTTTACAAAGGCCATACAGCTTGCCATGGCCCAGCTTGAGACAGACCCGACGACCGCCCTCAAGCTTTACCTTAAAGCCGTGCCAGAGGCCGATGCAAACGTTGAAACCGCAGCCTTTGAACTGACCCGGCCCTATTTTGCGGGCCAGAACAGCCACGATCCAGCCAAATGGCAGGCCTTTGCCGATTTTGCCCTGACCTATGGGCTCATTAAAAACCATGTGGACACCGCCGGGCTGATCCACACCTGGCATGAGTAA
- a CDS encoding ABC transporter permease, translating to MAVDNFKANGLAALLALCLLAIWELGVRIMDVPGFILPRPSDIAATALIKAPVIWPHALVTFTEILAGIGLALATAIPLAIFMFAIPGLERGLTPFLVASQAIPVFALAPLLVVWLGYGMASKVFMAWVIIFFPITVSLLSGLKSCDPEFRVLFCLMGASFFQKLRMLYWPWALPRFFSGLRVGVTVATIGAVIGEWVGAQQGLGYLMIQANARLQTDLVFAAILWLTAMGLGLWILVGQVEKNVVKWK from the coding sequence ATGGCCGTGGATAATTTCAAGGCCAACGGCCTGGCAGCTCTCCTTGCCCTGTGCCTTCTTGCCATCTGGGAGCTGGGGGTCAGGATAATGGATGTCCCGGGGTTCATCCTGCCGCGACCCTCGGATATTGCGGCAACAGCCCTGATCAAGGCCCCTGTTATCTGGCCCCACGCCCTGGTCACCTTTACCGAAATCCTGGCCGGCATCGGCCTTGCCCTGGCCACGGCCATTCCCCTGGCCATTTTCATGTTTGCCATCCCTGGACTTGAACGGGGGCTGACCCCCTTTCTGGTGGCCTCCCAGGCCATTCCGGTGTTTGCCCTGGCCCCCCTGCTGGTGGTCTGGCTGGGATATGGCATGGCATCCAAGGTATTCATGGCATGGGTAATTATATTTTTCCCCATTACCGTCAGCCTTTTGTCTGGATTAAAAAGCTGTGATCCCGAATTCAGGGTATTGTTCTGCCTCATGGGGGCCAGTTTTTTCCAGAAGCTGCGAATGCTCTACTGGCCCTGGGCCCTGCCCCGGTTTTTTTCAGGCCTGCGGGTGGGCGTCACCGTGGCCACCATCGGTGCTGTCATCGGGGAATGGGTCGGGGCCCAGCAGGGCCTGGGATATCTCATGATCCAGGCCAATGCACGCCTCCAGACGGATCTGGTCTTTGCCGCCATTCTCTGGCTGACAGCCATGGGCCTGGGCCTCTGGATTCTGGTGGGTCAGGTTGAAAAGAACGTCGTAAAATGGAAGTAA
- a CDS encoding ABC transporter ATP-binding protein, with protein sequence MFEVIGAAKSFGNRLIFSNFTLTVEPGQFKVLVGPSGCGKSTLFDGLTGVTPLDRGRITWKGKPQPHLQDLGAYMQQKDLLLPWFTLMENSLLPARTGKDRQDPTRARQTADRLFHRLGLNGFETHYPDQVSGGMRQRCALVRTLMFERDLILLDEPLSALDAITRRELQFLLLMLQSEFKKTILMITHDIEEALILGDEICLLSPCPMVVIERFIPESPKPRKFSDPELLGIKTRVLDRLRQGMPHGRG encoded by the coding sequence ATGTTTGAAGTCATTGGTGCCGCCAAATCCTTTGGCAACCGACTGATTTTTTCAAATTTCACCCTCACGGTCGAACCGGGGCAGTTCAAAGTGCTGGTGGGGCCATCCGGATGCGGAAAGTCCACCCTGTTTGACGGACTCACCGGGGTGACGCCCCTGGACCGGGGCCGAATCACCTGGAAGGGAAAGCCTCAGCCCCACCTCCAGGACCTTGGGGCCTATATGCAGCAAAAGGATCTGCTGCTGCCCTGGTTCACCCTCATGGAAAACAGCCTGTTGCCGGCCAGAACTGGAAAAGACCGGCAGGACCCGACCCGGGCACGACAAACAGCCGACCGCTTATTCCACCGCCTGGGGCTCAATGGATTTGAAACCCATTATCCCGACCAGGTTTCCGGTGGCATGCGACAGCGCTGTGCCCTGGTCCGGACCCTCATGTTTGAAAGGGATCTCATCCTTTTGGATGAACCCTTGTCTGCCCTGGATGCCATTACCCGAAGGGAACTGCAGTTTCTGCTGCTCATGCTCCAGTCTGAATTCAAAAAAACCATCCTCATGATCACCCATGACATTGAAGAGGCATTGATTCTCGGAGACGAAATCTGCCTGTTAAGCCCCTGCCCCATGGTCGTCATTGAACGATTTATACCCGAATCACCCAAACCCAGAAAGTTCAGCGACCCGGAACTGCTGGGCATCAAGACCCGGGTTCTGGACCGGCTCAGGCAAGGCATGCCCCATGGCCGTGGATAA
- a CDS encoding GIY-YIG nuclease family protein, translating into MVWNVYLLRCNDGSLYCGVTTDVAARVATHNDGKGAKYTRSRLPVTLVAVSPDFTKQRAFQFEYRVKQLRAHEKCDVVMKGKCGGSGRRIKKNMGVVNKSVQELDK; encoded by the coding sequence ATGGTCTGGAATGTCTATCTTTTGAGGTGTAATGACGGTTCATTGTACTGCGGTGTTACAACGGATGTTGCGGCCCGCGTTGCAACACACAATGACGGAAAGGGGGCCAAATATACCCGGTCCAGGCTGCCTGTGACCCTGGTTGCCGTCAGCCCTGATTTTACAAAACAGAGGGCGTTTCAGTTTGAGTACCGCGTAAAACAGCTTCGAGCCCATGAAAAGTGTGATGTGGTGATGAAGGGGAAATGTGGGGGTTCTGGTCGGAGAATTAAGAAAAACATGGGTGTGGTGAATAAATCGGTTCAGGAACTTGATAAGTGA
- a CDS encoding STAS domain-containing protein, which translates to MSEIVRDGDTTVVRPGIDIVASMAEDFKRELFSAINDNPGDLVIDLAGVEMVDSVGIGVIIATHNTLEQAGRTLKVINVSKDVFGLFSTMRLNRRFTIESNA; encoded by the coding sequence ATGAGTGAAATTGTCAGGGATGGTGATACGACAGTGGTAAGGCCGGGCATTGATATTGTTGCCTCCATGGCAGAAGACTTCAAGCGGGAACTTTTCTCTGCAATCAATGATAATCCTGGTGATCTTGTCATTGATCTTGCAGGTGTTGAGATGGTTGATTCTGTTGGGATTGGTGTGATCATTGCGACCCACAACACCCTGGAGCAGGCCGGAAGAACTCTCAAGGTGATCAACGTTTCAAAGGATGTTTTTGGGCTGTTCAGTACCATGCGACTCAACAGGCGCTTTACCATTGAGAGTAATGCCTAG
- the tig gene encoding trigger factor — MQLNIEEKSSVKKVLHIEIPKEDVAKELDTAYNELKKTATVKGFRKGKIPRKILETRFSKDVHADLVPHLVQNAFSEALDEHKFNLVGGPQVDPPELTPGEALSFDISIEVMPELEAVDFKGIELKKTMYEATDQEVDAQIQMIRKTMATKEKVTEERPVKVEDFVLIDYQGFVDGAPCDAAPKVENYVMAIGSNTLPAEFSEKLLGAIPVKEMDIDVVYADDDKDEALAGKTVIYKVTLKEIQEQILPPVDDTLVENLGQYKNLDELKAAILDNLKKGYEQRTQHELSEQIFTDLLEKIEFEVPDTMVDAELQGIIAEAEQAYAQNNIKLEDVGLSQDFLKTQYRGVAEKQARRHILLGKIIDQENLELTEDELEAGYAEMALGMNASVDAVKNFFKMDGRQLEYYKHTQLEKKAVRLIIEQGSVTEVAPEVETEVSESAADVEDKTDQ; from the coding sequence ATGCAATTAAACATTGAAGAGAAAAGCTCGGTAAAGAAAGTCCTCCACATTGAAATCCCTAAGGAAGATGTGGCAAAGGAGCTGGACACAGCTTACAATGAGTTGAAAAAAACGGCCACGGTAAAAGGTTTCAGAAAGGGCAAGATTCCCCGGAAAATATTGGAGACACGGTTTTCAAAGGATGTGCACGCCGATCTTGTGCCCCATCTTGTTCAGAACGCTTTTTCCGAGGCCCTTGACGAGCACAAGTTCAATCTGGTGGGCGGTCCCCAGGTGGATCCACCTGAGCTAACCCCCGGGGAGGCCCTCAGCTTTGATATTTCAATTGAGGTGATGCCGGAACTTGAAGCTGTTGATTTCAAAGGGATCGAGCTGAAAAAGACCATGTATGAGGCAACGGACCAGGAGGTTGATGCCCAGATTCAGATGATTCGCAAAACCATGGCAACCAAGGAGAAGGTGACCGAGGAACGACCGGTCAAGGTCGAGGATTTTGTTCTCATTGATTACCAGGGCTTTGTCGATGGTGCCCCCTGTGACGCTGCCCCCAAGGTTGAAAATTATGTCATGGCCATTGGTAGCAACACCCTGCCTGCTGAGTTCTCAGAAAAGCTGCTGGGCGCCATCCCTGTGAAAGAGATGGATATCGATGTTGTTTATGCAGATGATGACAAGGATGAGGCCCTGGCTGGCAAGACCGTGATATACAAGGTGACCCTTAAAGAGATTCAGGAGCAGATTTTGCCTCCGGTGGATGATACCCTGGTGGAAAATTTGGGCCAGTACAAGAATCTTGATGAGCTCAAGGCGGCCATTCTTGACAATCTTAAAAAGGGGTATGAGCAGCGAACCCAGCACGAGCTGAGCGAGCAGATCTTTACAGACCTTCTTGAGAAAATTGAGTTTGAGGTTCCAGATACAATGGTGGATGCAGAGCTCCAGGGAATCATTGCAGAGGCTGAACAGGCCTATGCACAGAACAATATCAAGCTTGAAGATGTGGGACTGAGTCAGGATTTTTTGAAGACCCAGTACCGGGGTGTGGCTGAGAAGCAGGCCCGCCGCCATATTCTTCTCGGCAAGATTATTGACCAGGAAAACCTTGAGTTGACAGAGGATGAGCTTGAGGCCGGGTATGCTGAAATGGCCCTTGGAATGAACGCCTCTGTTGATGCAGTAAAGAATTTTTTCAAGATGGATGGGCGTCAGCTTGAGTATTATAAACACACCCAGCTTGAAAAAAAGGCTGTCCGTCTTATAATAGAACAAGGCAGTGTGACTGAAGTCGCTCCAGAGGTTGAGACCGAGGTCTCTGAATCTGCGGCTGATGTCGAAGACAAGACAGATCAATAA